A single genomic interval of Nonomuraea rubra harbors:
- a CDS encoding response regulator, with protein MIRVLLVDDQALIRGGFRALLEAEDDIEVVAEASNGEQALALALEHLPDVALVDVQMPVMDGIEATRRIAADERLSGVHVVILTNFGLDEYVFNALRAGAGGFLVKDTEPADLLQGVRVAARGDALLSPAITRRLIGEYVARRPEPEPAGLDVLTNREREVAALVARGLSNDEIAAHMVISPMTAKTHVSRAMTKLRARDRAQLVVFAYESGLVVPRAGR; from the coding sequence ATGATCCGAGTCCTGCTGGTGGACGACCAGGCGCTCATCCGCGGCGGCTTCCGCGCCCTGCTGGAGGCCGAGGACGACATCGAGGTCGTGGCCGAGGCCTCGAACGGCGAGCAGGCCCTCGCGCTCGCCCTCGAACACCTCCCCGACGTGGCCCTGGTCGATGTCCAGATGCCCGTGATGGACGGCATCGAGGCGACCCGCCGCATCGCCGCCGACGAGCGGCTGAGCGGCGTGCACGTGGTGATCCTGACCAACTTCGGCCTCGACGAGTACGTCTTCAACGCCCTCCGGGCGGGCGCCGGCGGCTTCCTGGTCAAGGACACCGAGCCGGCGGACCTGTTGCAGGGCGTCAGGGTGGCGGCCAGGGGCGACGCGCTGCTGTCGCCCGCGATCACCCGCCGCCTGATCGGCGAGTACGTGGCCCGCCGCCCCGAGCCGGAGCCCGCGGGGCTGGACGTGCTCACCAACCGGGAGCGCGAGGTGGCCGCCCTGGTGGCCCGCGGCCTGTCCAACGACGAGATCGCCGCGCACATGGTGATCAGCCCGATGACGGCGAAGACGCACGTCAGCAGGGCGATGACGAAGTTGCGTGCCCGCGACCGCGCCCAGCTCGTGGTCTTCGCCTACGAGTCGGGCCTGGTGGTCCCGCGGGCGGGTCGTTGA
- a CDS encoding NADPH-dependent F420 reductase, giving the protein MRVGIVGSGRLGSPLGRLLAVAGHDVFFSDADPARAAAAARAADGQARGGRPGQAARFGEVVIMAVGWEAFPAVVAELDGTLAGKIVVDPSNPIGERDGAAVVVAVPGGLTSPQYQQHVLGEQVRLVRTFNTKYPNELLELGIAGQRGGARADMPYWGDDDEAKKAVVPLIEDAGFTAIDGGGLSEAL; this is encoded by the coding sequence ATGCGCGTAGGAATCGTGGGTTCCGGAAGGCTGGGTTCGCCCCTCGGCCGACTGCTCGCGGTGGCGGGCCACGACGTGTTCTTCAGCGACGCCGATCCCGCCCGCGCGGCCGCCGCCGCCCGGGCCGCCGACGGCCAGGCCAGGGGCGGGCGGCCCGGCCAGGCGGCGCGGTTCGGCGAGGTCGTGATCATGGCGGTCGGGTGGGAGGCGTTCCCCGCGGTGGTGGCGGAGCTGGACGGCACGCTCGCCGGCAAGATCGTCGTGGATCCGAGCAACCCGATCGGCGAGCGCGACGGCGCGGCCGTGGTGGTGGCCGTCCCCGGCGGGCTGACCAGCCCCCAGTATCAGCAGCACGTGCTGGGCGAACAGGTGCGCCTGGTGCGCACGTTCAACACGAAGTATCCCAACGAGCTGCTCGAACTGGGCATCGCGGGCCAGCGCGGCGGGGCGCGGGCCGACATGCCCTACTGGGGCGACGACGACGAGGCCAAGAAGGCCGTGGTGCCGCTCATCGAGGACGCCGGGTTCACCGCCATCGACGGGGGCGGTCTCTCGGAAGCGCTGTGA
- a CDS encoding sensor histidine kinase: MSSVHGWRSFALDGALAAVVAAMLSLTVLTAPGTGALDLAAVLIGSAALLAWRRAPLVALAISTVSMLVYATHAEPGPPAAFPVLVSVYGAVRAGHRLLPVLAGVVFLGSSLAGSLAGATGDAQQQQVLQNTTLLLGWFLAAGVTGTVSMHRQAYVEQAEQRAAEAERTREEVARRRAGEERLRIARELHDSLTHSISVIKVQAGVAVHLARKRGEEVPAALLAIQEASGDAMRELRTTLELLRDTDGEPGEEDCPSGLARLGDLVERARSMGLPATVTVSGERRELPAEVDRAAYRIVQEALTNVSRHAGAAAAAVRIDYGGAELVVQVDDDGEASPDAPPVPGVGLLGMRERVTALGGRLLAEPRTEGGFTVRAELPVGGPS, encoded by the coding sequence ATGAGCTCTGTGCACGGATGGCGCTCCTTCGCCCTCGACGGCGCCCTGGCCGCCGTGGTGGCCGCCATGCTCTCGCTCACCGTGCTCACAGCCCCGGGCACGGGAGCCCTGGACCTGGCCGCGGTCCTCATCGGCTCGGCCGCGCTGCTGGCCTGGCGCCGGGCGCCCCTGGTGGCGCTGGCGATCAGCACGGTCAGCATGCTCGTGTACGCCACGCACGCGGAACCTGGCCCGCCCGCCGCCTTCCCCGTGCTGGTGTCGGTGTACGGCGCGGTCAGGGCCGGGCATCGGCTGCTCCCGGTGCTGGCCGGGGTGGTGTTCCTGGGCTCCAGCCTGGCGGGCAGCCTGGCCGGCGCGACCGGCGACGCGCAGCAGCAGCAGGTGCTCCAGAACACGACGCTGCTGCTCGGCTGGTTCCTGGCCGCCGGGGTGACGGGGACGGTGAGCATGCACCGGCAGGCGTACGTGGAGCAGGCCGAGCAGCGGGCCGCCGAGGCGGAGCGCACCCGCGAGGAGGTGGCCCGCCGCCGGGCCGGCGAGGAGCGGCTGCGCATCGCCAGGGAGCTGCACGACTCGCTCACCCACAGCATCTCGGTCATCAAGGTGCAGGCCGGCGTGGCGGTGCACCTGGCGCGCAAGCGCGGCGAGGAGGTGCCGGCGGCGCTGCTCGCCATCCAGGAGGCCAGCGGCGACGCCATGCGGGAGCTGCGCACCACGCTGGAGCTGCTGCGCGACACGGACGGCGAGCCCGGCGAGGAGGACTGCCCGAGCGGCCTGGCCCGGCTCGGCGACCTGGTGGAGCGGGCCCGCTCGATGGGGCTGCCCGCCACGGTGACCGTCTCGGGCGAGCGCAGGGAGCTGCCCGCCGAGGTGGACAGGGCCGCGTACCGGATCGTGCAGGAGGCGCTCACCAACGTCTCCAGGCACGCGGGCGCCGCCGCCGCGGCCGTGCGCATCGACTACGGCGGGGCGGAGCTGGTCGTGCAGGTGGACGACGACGGCGAGGCCAGCCCGGACGCCCCGCCCGTGCCCGGCGTGGGCCTGCTCGGCATGCGCGAGCGCGTCACCGCGCTCGGGGGCCGCCTGCTCGCCGAGCCCCGCACGGAAGGCGGTTTCACCGTACGCGCCGAGCTCCCCGTGGGAGGGCCCTCATGA
- a CDS encoding xanthine dehydrogenase family protein molybdopterin-binding subunit — MGDPYVGARTPRREDARLLTGKSRYVGNVRLPGTLHAHVVRSPIAHGRLLGCDAKAVWAVEGVVDVITPADAAGMRLPCVNVLPGQRLTSYPVLEDAIRYAGQPLALVVARTPEAARDAADLLDLDLDELPATVGAERAMDADPLYPELGSNVITDFGMGDEDCLAAVEGAEHVVEMVFRMGRVSPYPLEPRGVVAAYADDELTVHISSQAPHHVREHLADAFGLSHDRVRVISRDTGGGFGAKEHVYPDETLVCLAAMRAGRPVSWTEAPGDRLSATLSARQAVHRARLALDGDGRFVAMYVDVVGDLGAHPGNTGASTFAVTATLLPGPYRFDRFGVRVRGVVTTTTPFGSYRGFGQPEATLTRERLIDEAARRLGVDRIELRLRNMLRPEELPFTTAVGQVYDSGDYPRALLTLRDLVRPAGRADDGRRRGVGYSCHVETTGLGPSMDLKAMGAESGGYETVVLRMEQDGSVVVSAGVVSIGQGIETALAQLAADRIGVPIERVRVVLGDTATTPYSSIGSIASRSLPIGGGALTRAADKLRDKLLAIAAHRLEAAAGDLELADGVVRVKGDPHASVPLRELATSAWRGWDLPEGVTPGLEERDSYDPAGYTFAYGAHAAAVAVDPETGAVELEGYWLVNDSGVLVNPAVVEGQLMGGVAQGIGQALTEEIVYTDDGQPITDYLPPTTREVPDIQVVMVQTPSPVTPGGMKGVGESGTIGPPAAIANAVADALPEIADRITDVPLTPAAVWSLLQVSSPPAWERGG, encoded by the coding sequence ATGGGAGACCCGTATGTCGGCGCACGGACGCCGCGCAGGGAAGACGCCAGGCTGCTGACCGGCAAGAGCAGGTACGTGGGGAACGTGCGCCTGCCCGGCACGCTGCACGCCCACGTCGTACGCAGCCCCATCGCCCACGGCCGGCTGCTCGGCTGCGACGCCAAGGCGGTCTGGGCCGTCGAGGGCGTCGTCGACGTCATCACCCCGGCCGACGCGGCCGGCATGCGCCTGCCCTGCGTGAACGTGCTGCCGGGCCAGCGCCTCACCTCCTACCCGGTGCTGGAGGACGCCATCAGGTACGCGGGCCAGCCGCTCGCCCTCGTCGTCGCCCGCACGCCGGAGGCCGCCAGGGACGCCGCCGACCTGCTCGACCTGGACCTCGACGAGCTGCCCGCCACGGTCGGCGCCGAGCGGGCCATGGACGCGGATCCGCTCTACCCGGAGCTGGGCAGCAACGTGATCACGGACTTCGGGATGGGCGACGAGGACTGCCTGGCCGCCGTCGAGGGGGCCGAGCACGTGGTCGAGATGGTGTTCAGGATGGGCAGGGTCTCGCCGTACCCGCTGGAGCCGCGCGGCGTGGTGGCCGCGTACGCCGACGACGAGCTGACCGTGCACATCTCCTCGCAGGCGCCGCACCACGTGCGCGAGCACCTGGCCGACGCGTTCGGGCTGTCCCACGACCGGGTACGCGTGATCAGCCGCGACACGGGCGGCGGGTTCGGCGCGAAGGAGCACGTCTACCCCGACGAGACGCTCGTCTGCCTGGCCGCGATGCGCGCGGGCCGCCCGGTGAGCTGGACGGAGGCGCCGGGCGACCGGCTGTCCGCCACGCTGTCGGCGCGGCAGGCCGTGCACCGGGCGCGGCTGGCGCTGGACGGCGACGGGCGGTTCGTGGCCATGTACGTGGACGTCGTCGGCGACCTCGGCGCCCATCCGGGGAACACCGGGGCCTCGACGTTCGCGGTCACGGCCACGCTGCTGCCGGGGCCGTACCGGTTCGACCGGTTCGGGGTGCGGGTGCGGGGCGTGGTGACCACGACGACGCCGTTCGGCTCCTACCGGGGCTTCGGCCAGCCCGAGGCGACCCTGACCAGGGAGCGGCTGATCGACGAGGCGGCGCGCCGGCTCGGCGTCGACCGGATCGAGCTGCGGCTGCGCAACATGTTGCGGCCCGAGGAGCTGCCGTTCACCACGGCGGTGGGCCAGGTGTACGACTCGGGCGACTACCCGCGCGCCCTGCTCACGCTGCGGGACCTCGTCAGGCCGGCCGGCCGCGCGGACGACGGCCGCAGGCGCGGCGTGGGCTACTCCTGCCACGTCGAGACCACCGGGCTGGGCCCGTCGATGGACCTCAAGGCCATGGGCGCGGAGTCGGGCGGCTACGAGACGGTGGTGCTGCGGATGGAGCAGGACGGGTCCGTGGTGGTGTCGGCGGGGGTGGTCTCGATCGGGCAGGGCATCGAGACGGCGCTGGCCCAGCTCGCGGCCGACCGGATCGGGGTGCCGATCGAGCGGGTCCGGGTGGTGCTGGGGGACACGGCGACGACCCCGTACTCGTCGATCGGGTCGATCGCGAGCCGTTCGCTGCCGATCGGCGGCGGGGCCCTCACGCGGGCCGCGGACAAGCTGCGGGACAAGCTGCTGGCCATCGCCGCGCACCGGCTGGAGGCGGCGGCCGGGGACCTGGAGCTGGCCGACGGCGTGGTGCGGGTGAAGGGCGACCCGCACGCGTCGGTGCCGCTGCGCGAGCTGGCCACGTCGGCGTGGCGCGGCTGGGACCTGCCCGAGGGGGTCACGCCCGGCCTGGAGGAGCGCGACAGTTACGACCCGGCCGGCTACACCTTCGCGTACGGCGCGCACGCGGCGGCCGTGGCGGTGGACCCGGAGACCGGCGCGGTCGAGCTGGAGGGCTACTGGCTGGTCAACGACTCGGGCGTGCTGGTCAACCCGGCCGTGGTCGAGGGGCAGCTCATGGGCGGCGTGGCGCAGGGGATCGGCCAGGCGCTGACCGAGGAGATCGTCTACACCGACGACGGCCAGCCGATCACCGACTACCTGCCGCCGACCACGCGGGAGGTGCCGGACATCCAGGTCGTCATGGTGCAGACGCCCTCGCCGGTCACGCCGGGCGGCATGAAGGGCGTCGGCGAGTCGGGCACGATCGGCCCGCCCGCGGCGATCGCCAACGCGGTCGCCGACGCCCTCCCGGAGATCGCGGACCGGATCACCGACGTGCCTCTCACCCCGGCCGCCGTGTGGTCCCTGCTGCAGGTGTCGAGCCCCCCGGCCTGGGAACGAGGAGGCTGA
- a CDS encoding sulfite oxidase-like oxidoreductase, whose product MSIISRGFRGKRRDDGGRVPPGQYLVDDFPVLSAGPTPRVPLDRWEFAIDTEAEQTHRWSWQEFMALPSETPTVDIHCVTKWSKLDTSWEGVSLDVLFEDVETAAEYALVYSYGGYTTNLPLEDLLDGKAWIVHRFDGEELEPRHGGPARLIVPHLYFWKSAKWVRGIRLLNEDWPGFWETAGYHNYGDPWREQRYEGD is encoded by the coding sequence ATGAGCATCATTTCCCGCGGTTTCCGAGGAAAGCGCAGAGACGACGGCGGCCGGGTGCCGCCGGGCCAGTACCTGGTCGACGACTTCCCGGTGCTGTCGGCGGGCCCGACGCCGCGGGTGCCGCTCGACCGGTGGGAGTTCGCCATCGACACCGAGGCGGAGCAGACCCACCGCTGGTCGTGGCAGGAGTTCATGGCGCTGCCGAGCGAGACTCCCACCGTCGACATCCACTGCGTCACCAAGTGGTCGAAGCTGGACACCTCGTGGGAGGGCGTCTCGCTCGACGTGCTCTTCGAGGACGTCGAGACCGCCGCCGAGTACGCGCTGGTCTACTCCTACGGCGGCTACACCACGAACCTGCCGCTGGAGGACCTGCTCGACGGCAAGGCGTGGATCGTGCACCGCTTCGACGGCGAGGAGCTGGAGCCGCGCCACGGCGGCCCGGCCCGGCTGATCGTGCCGCACCTGTACTTCTGGAAGTCGGCCAAGTGGGTGCGCGGCATCCGGCTGCTGAACGAGGACTGGCCCGGCTTCTGGGAGACCGCCGGCTACCACAACTACGGCGACCCGTGGCGCGAGCAGCGTTACGAGGGCGACTAG
- a CDS encoding MSMEG_6728 family protein gives MQTFLPYPDFTATAAVLDPLRLGKQRVETLQVLRALTVPGYGWRHHPAVKMWTGYEEALVRYGLEVCRHWCSLGRADTCAGTMSTELALHRGNPDIRAQSELAAAGELPPWLGDERLHLSHRSALLRKDPGFYRPIFGDEPDDLDYVWPRSDRLPG, from the coding sequence ATGCAAACGTTCCTGCCATATCCCGACTTCACGGCGACGGCGGCGGTCCTCGACCCGCTGCGGCTGGGCAAGCAGCGCGTCGAAACCCTCCAGGTGCTGCGCGCCCTCACCGTCCCCGGGTACGGGTGGCGCCATCACCCCGCGGTCAAGATGTGGACCGGGTACGAGGAGGCGCTCGTACGGTACGGGCTGGAGGTGTGCCGGCACTGGTGCTCCCTGGGGCGTGCCGACACCTGCGCCGGCACGATGAGCACCGAGCTGGCCCTGCATCGGGGCAACCCGGACATCCGCGCGCAATCCGAGCTGGCGGCGGCCGGGGAGCTGCCGCCGTGGCTCGGCGACGAGCGCCTGCACCTCAGCCATCGCTCGGCCCTGCTGCGCAAGGATCCGGGCTTCTACCGGCCCATCTTCGGGGACGAGCCGGACGACCTCGACTACGTCTGGCCCCGGTCGGACCGCCTGCCTGGCTGA
- a CDS encoding LCP family protein — protein MSSGLADAPPTEPGAPPRRRRRWLRWVIAVAVTVVLLVTGVAVGVYARLTGNIEHEDVTAEDLGATRPPKVAGTAMNVLIVGSDQRNGKNAKYGRVAGERTDTIMLAHVSSKRDNAMVISFPRDSVVQLPACRATKGLPGQQAHVGMINESFNSGGIACTWKTIESLTGIHIDHFVKVDFTGFKGIVNAIGGVEVCLPEAIDDKKALLHLPAGKQTLNGEQALGYVRARYSLGDGSDIGRIQRQQMFIASMVKKVMSGETLTDPAKLLGTLDAATQAITTDQGLTTGVMRDLAGSLQGLDISKIRFITTPWHYSLTQPGRVEWVPDQSKRLFQIVARDQSVEGVKGGQAKVGRSKIQIELRNGTWRGGLATEAAAFLEQRGYHIAKIGDTAKKPQARTTIVYGPNGETRVPTLRNDLQGSTTRAMPAARTNRLILVIGDDWKGLKPLRTDDTEAMKGFDATHDTCAT, from the coding sequence GTGAGCAGCGGGCTTGCCGACGCGCCGCCCACCGAGCCCGGCGCGCCGCCGCGGCGGCGACGCCGCTGGCTGCGCTGGGTGATCGCGGTCGCGGTGACCGTCGTCCTCCTCGTCACCGGCGTGGCCGTCGGCGTGTACGCGCGCCTGACCGGCAACATCGAGCACGAGGACGTCACCGCCGAGGACCTGGGCGCCACCCGCCCGCCCAAGGTGGCCGGCACCGCCATGAACGTCCTGATCGTCGGCTCCGACCAGCGCAACGGCAAGAACGCGAAGTACGGCAGGGTCGCGGGCGAGCGCACCGACACGATCATGCTGGCGCACGTGTCGTCCAAGCGCGACAACGCCATGGTGATCAGCTTCCCGCGCGACTCGGTCGTCCAGCTCCCCGCCTGCCGGGCCACCAAGGGCCTGCCCGGCCAGCAGGCGCACGTCGGCATGATCAACGAGTCGTTCAACTCCGGCGGCATCGCCTGCACCTGGAAGACGATCGAGTCGCTGACCGGCATCCACATCGACCACTTCGTGAAGGTGGACTTCACCGGCTTCAAGGGCATCGTGAACGCCATCGGCGGCGTCGAGGTCTGCCTGCCCGAGGCGATCGACGACAAGAAGGCCCTGCTGCATCTGCCCGCCGGCAAGCAGACGCTCAACGGCGAGCAGGCGCTCGGCTACGTGCGCGCCCGCTACAGCCTCGGCGACGGCTCCGACATCGGGCGCATCCAGCGGCAGCAGATGTTCATCGCCTCCATGGTGAAGAAGGTGATGAGCGGCGAGACGCTCACCGACCCGGCCAAGCTGCTGGGCACCCTCGACGCCGCCACCCAGGCGATCACCACCGACCAGGGCCTGACCACCGGCGTGATGCGGGATCTGGCGGGCAGCCTTCAGGGCCTCGACATCAGCAAGATCCGCTTCATCACCACCCCGTGGCACTACTCCCTCACCCAGCCGGGCCGGGTGGAGTGGGTGCCCGACCAGTCCAAGCGGCTGTTCCAGATCGTGGCCAGGGACCAGAGCGTGGAGGGCGTCAAGGGCGGCCAGGCCAAGGTGGGCCGCTCGAAGATCCAGATCGAGCTGCGCAACGGCACCTGGCGCGGCGGCCTCGCCACGGAGGCCGCGGCCTTCCTCGAACAGCGCGGCTACCACATCGCCAAGATCGGCGACACGGCGAAGAAGCCGCAGGCGAGGACCACGATCGTCTACGGCCCGAACGGTGAGACCCGGGTGCCCACCCTCCGCAACGACCTCCAGGGCTCCACCACGCGGGCCATGCCCGCCGCCAGGACGAACCGGCTGATCCTGGTGATCGGGGACGACTGGAAGGGCCTCAAGCCGCTGCGTACGGACGACACGGAGGCGATGAAGGGCTTCGACGCCACCCACGACACCTGCGCGACCTGA
- a CDS encoding multicopper oxidase family protein codes for MSPTRRDVLRLLGLGAVAAAGAQGCSLLAGTPQPQLLASAAPLPKPYAVPLPVPEVARPVRSAGEVDFYELTERAAEAELLPGLRTPIWGYGGTFPGPTIKARSGRRTVVKLVNQLGEPTVLHLHGGHTPPESDGYPTDLVAPGASREYVFPLEQRAATLWYHDHRMDYTGPQVWRGLAGMFLVGDAEEEALPLPSGERDLPLLICDRSFGADGHLLYPALEGKPGVREAYMGGVLGDVILVNGAPWPELRVARARYRLRLCNASNARAYELSTGGPMVRIGSDGGLLAAPRTVKQIRLSPGERADVVVDFSAYRVGQHVELRNLAGEGAQARVMRFAVDRDESDDSAVPARLSTVEALDPARAAVTRDFDFSSGSMHGGTGWLINGRPFDAGRMEARPKLGDIEVWRLTSDVAHPVHVHLDQFQVLSVNSERPQGPPEWKDTVELRDAQTVEIVTRFTDYRGRYVLHCHNLEHEDMAMMAAFEVV; via the coding sequence ATGAGCCCGACCCGGCGCGACGTGCTGCGGCTGCTCGGGCTCGGGGCCGTCGCGGCCGCCGGGGCGCAGGGGTGCTCGCTGCTCGCCGGCACCCCGCAGCCGCAGCTCCTGGCCAGCGCGGCACCGCTGCCGAAGCCGTACGCGGTGCCGCTGCCGGTCCCCGAGGTCGCCAGGCCCGTCCGCAGCGCCGGCGAGGTGGACTTCTACGAGCTGACGGAACGGGCGGCGGAGGCCGAGCTGCTGCCCGGGCTGCGCACCCCCATCTGGGGGTACGGCGGCACGTTCCCCGGCCCCACGATCAAGGCCCGCAGCGGGCGGCGCACGGTCGTCAAGCTGGTCAACCAGCTCGGCGAGCCGACCGTCCTGCACCTGCACGGCGGGCACACGCCACCGGAGTCCGACGGCTACCCGACGGACCTGGTGGCGCCCGGCGCGTCGCGCGAGTACGTGTTCCCGCTGGAGCAGCGGGCCGCCACGCTCTGGTACCACGACCACCGCATGGACTACACCGGGCCGCAGGTCTGGCGCGGGCTGGCGGGGATGTTCCTGGTCGGGGACGCGGAGGAGGAGGCGCTGCCGCTGCCGTCGGGGGAGCGGGACCTGCCGCTGCTGATCTGCGACCGGTCGTTCGGGGCCGACGGCCACCTGCTGTACCCGGCGCTGGAGGGGAAGCCCGGGGTGCGTGAGGCGTACATGGGGGGTGTGCTCGGCGACGTGATCCTGGTGAACGGGGCGCCGTGGCCGGAGCTGCGGGTGGCCAGGGCGCGGTACCGGCTGAGGTTGTGCAACGCCTCGAACGCGCGGGCGTACGAGCTGTCCACCGGGGGGCCGATGGTGCGGATCGGGAGCGACGGCGGGCTGCTGGCGGCGCCCCGGACGGTGAAGCAGATCCGGCTGTCGCCGGGGGAGCGGGCCGACGTGGTCGTGGACTTCTCCGCCTACCGGGTGGGCCAGCACGTCGAGCTGCGGAACCTGGCGGGGGAGGGGGCGCAGGCCCGGGTCATGCGCTTCGCGGTGGACCGGGACGAGAGCGACGACTCCGCCGTGCCGGCCCGCCTGTCGACCGTGGAGGCGCTCGATCCGGCCAGGGCCGCGGTGACCCGGGACTTCGACTTCAGCAGCGGGAGCATGCACGGGGGGACGGGGTGGTTGATCAACGGCCGGCCGTTCGACGCCGGGCGCATGGAGGCCAGGCCGAAGCTGGGCGACATCGAGGTGTGGCGGCTGACCAGCGACGTCGCGCATCCCGTGCACGTGCATCTCGACCAGTTCCAGGTGCTCTCGGTCAACAGCGAACGCCCGCAGGGGCCGCCGGAGTGGAAGGACACCGTCGAGCTGCGTGACGCCCAGACCGTCGAGATCGTCACCCGCTTCACCGACTACCGGGGGCGGTACGTCCTGCACTGTCACAACCTCGAACACGAGGACATGGCCATGATGGCCGCCTTCGAGGTCGTCTGA
- a CDS encoding TetR/AcrR family transcriptional regulator, giving the protein MARTDAGGYRERLLAGAVSCLQEKGYAHTTARDLVAASGTNLASIGYHFGGKDALLNEAIAAVFDQWTERVERALFATELGSPREMLERAMAELVDVFDELRPVLILCVEGYPAALRAPVLREKLTEAYARTRTAGADMLRRASGELGVELPIRPETLVSVVVAISDGLMLQWLLDPESTPDAREVVEAIATLGALIA; this is encoded by the coding sequence GTGGCACGAACAGACGCCGGTGGATACCGCGAACGGCTGCTGGCGGGAGCGGTGAGCTGCCTGCAGGAGAAGGGCTACGCCCACACGACGGCACGAGACCTGGTCGCCGCCTCGGGCACCAACCTGGCCTCCATCGGCTATCACTTCGGCGGCAAGGACGCCCTGCTCAACGAGGCCATCGCGGCCGTCTTCGACCAGTGGACGGAGCGGGTGGAGCGCGCGCTGTTCGCCACCGAGCTCGGCTCCCCGAGGGAGATGCTGGAGCGGGCCATGGCCGAGCTGGTGGACGTCTTCGACGAGTTGCGGCCCGTGCTCATCCTGTGCGTCGAGGGCTATCCGGCGGCGTTGCGCGCGCCGGTGCTGCGGGAGAAGCTCACCGAGGCGTACGCCAGGACACGCACGGCCGGGGCCGACATGTTGCGGCGGGCGAGCGGCGAGCTGGGGGTCGAGCTGCCGATCCGGCCCGAGACGCTGGTGTCGGTCGTGGTGGCGATCTCCGACGGGCTGATGTTGCAGTGGCTGCTCGACCCCGAGTCCACCCCCGACGCCCGCGAGGTCGTCGAGGCCATTGCCACCCTGGGCGCCCTCATCGCCTGA
- a CDS encoding DUF6510 family protein has translation MTEHLDGNALAGPLGEIFAVDVTSATGRCASCGLTGPVAALRVYGPDPGLVARCPGCEEVVLRLVRGPGTAWLDLRGTVSLRVNLPD, from the coding sequence ATGACCGAGCACCTGGACGGCAACGCCCTGGCGGGCCCGCTGGGCGAGATCTTCGCCGTGGACGTGACCTCCGCGACGGGCCGCTGCGCGAGCTGCGGCCTGACCGGCCCCGTCGCCGCGCTGCGCGTGTACGGCCCCGACCCGGGCCTGGTCGCCCGCTGCCCCGGCTGCGAGGAGGTCGTGCTCCGGCTGGTCCGCGGCCCCGGCACGGCCTGGCTCGACCTGCGCGGCACGGTGTCGCTGCGGGTGAACTTGCCCGACTGA
- a CDS encoding ferredoxin reductase, translating into MRRLTWRPAELVEGSAETATARTLRFRVPGWPGHLAGQHVDVRLTAEDGYTAQRSYSMAAPADGDLVELTVETVADGEVSPYLTEELRAGDQVELRGPVGGWFVWRPESKAPVLLVGGGSGIVPLMAMIRERRKAGSRVPFRLLYSVRDPERRYYAEELRRPDPGLDITYLYTRSAPDGVSRPARRIMLDDLAEGGWPATFEPDCYVCGPTGFVEAAADLLLALGHAPERIRTERFGPTGG; encoded by the coding sequence GTGCGCCGCCTGACGTGGCGGCCGGCCGAGCTGGTGGAGGGCTCCGCCGAGACCGCGACCGCCCGTACGCTGCGGTTCCGGGTGCCGGGCTGGCCGGGGCACCTGGCGGGCCAGCACGTGGACGTGCGGCTGACGGCCGAGGACGGCTACACGGCGCAGCGCAGCTACTCGATGGCCGCGCCCGCCGACGGCGACCTGGTCGAGCTGACCGTGGAGACGGTGGCCGACGGCGAGGTGTCGCCGTACCTGACGGAGGAGCTGCGGGCCGGCGACCAGGTCGAGCTGCGCGGCCCGGTGGGCGGCTGGTTCGTGTGGCGGCCGGAGAGCAAGGCGCCGGTGCTGCTGGTGGGCGGCGGCTCGGGCATCGTGCCGCTGATGGCCATGATCAGGGAGCGCAGGAAGGCGGGCAGCCGGGTGCCGTTCCGCCTGCTGTACTCGGTGCGCGACCCGGAGCGGCGCTACTACGCCGAGGAGCTGCGCAGGCCCGATCCCGGGCTCGACATCACCTACCTCTACACGAGGTCGGCGCCGGACGGCGTGTCCAGGCCCGCGCGCCGCATCATGCTGGACGACCTGGCCGAGGGCGGCTGGCCGGCCACGTTCGAGCCCGACTGCTACGTGTGCGGGCCGACGGGGTTCGTGGAGGCGGCGGCCGACCTGCTGCTCGCGCTCGGGCACGCGCCCGAGCGCATCAGAACCGAACGTTTCGGTCCCACCGGAGGCTGA